In Plasmodium malariae genome assembly, chromosome: 11, the following proteins share a genomic window:
- the PmUG01_11031400 gene encoding V-type proton ATPase 21 kDa proteolipid subunit, putative yields MYNSWFEIIRTISPYNWAMLGIALSLFLSIIGAAWGIFICGTSIVGASVKSPRIISKNLISIIFCEALGMYGVITAVFLQIKFSGLNKEIHAPLVLTAKTDALIMNTIRGGWALFASGLTAGLSNLVSGVSVGITGSSCALGDAHNSDLFVRMLMIEICASVIGLYGLIVAIVSIGDIQLT; encoded by the exons atgtataattctTGGTTTGAAATTATTCGAACGATCTCCCCATATAACTGGGCAATGCTTGGTATAGCCTTGTCCTTATTTCTTTCAATTATTGGCGCAGCATG GGGAATATTCATTTGTGGTACGAGTATTGTGGGTGCGTCGGTTAAGTCCCCCCGTATAATTtccaaaaatttaatatcGATTATTTTTTGTGAAGCATTAG GAATGTACGGGGTAATAACAGCAGtgtttttacaaataaaatttagcGGTTTAAATAAGGAAATTCATGCCCCATTGGTGTTAACAGCTAAAACAGATGCATTGATTATGAATACCATAAGAGGGGGATGGGCGTTATTCGCAAGTGGCCTTACCGCAGGACTGTCCAATCTCGTTTCAgg AGTTTCTGTTGGTATTACTGGCAGTTCGTGTGCACTTGGAGACGCACACAATTCAGATCTCTTTGTCCGGATGTTAATGATTGAAATATGCGCCAGTGTTATag gATTATACGGTTTAATAGTAGCTATTGTGTCCATTGGTGATATTCAGCTAACTTGA
- the PmUG01_11031500 gene encoding large subunit rRNA methyltransferase, putative, which yields MGKKKKVGKERIDKYYKLAKSAGYRARSAFKLIQIAQKFNIFKDANILIDLCAAPGGWLQVAYKNMKRNSTIIGVDLVPIRKIDNNVITLKSDITTTDCIKKIRKIIKNEKADVILNDGAPNVGTTYSYDSFNQNVLVLNSIKIAYIFLKRGGIFITKIFRNEEYISLILVLEKLFSVVKHIKPRSSRDMSSEIYIIALNFLNYKVDKKLFDYTYIFSNDFVKDSNKLKNSQVNDGSCTSENEDGGAKKSKDNGKGSKEDGKLSNDDHKKKKKKGLATILKEKAKKNRQGYDIGDDYRVTDVCHFINSENYVDLILKNNKFTFDKYYNDSSDALVRSTYNAIYKNPSTTEEIFRLCSDLKVLGKSDLFHLIKWRYKIKKGVATSEKGKEEKEEKEADVEAADVADADVADADVAEEGGRHDVEKKKDVKKGSSEDDSKVEELSNSSDEGTDKDSINDFSKYIEKKKKREQRKKEKKLKKELEKKKGNKKHKISCEDNEIHFSKDMLNLLNKQKFKDHLNILNSSKYNDHLEIDQDNNSFGEKEDNTNLDHINSTELDRLEYLVNLEYEKEKMKINKRIQEKSVDKMTRRKRAMQYKEEELMKIEKLMELKNEELMMKKKLHEYLSDNESTGSGIDQEIGTTLNDNNELEINHDKENISRNAISSKYDEVMKQNEHIRNVVDKILTLRKDVKKEEAKDSTTNRFFDQKIFSNIFSQLGTEMGDSEEYDDQGEEQEKVDEEVEEEVEEEVEEEDDDYSRNPISAENVSFMREDKLNSKSTNRDVARDCSEDHTDEDIKEIDERKLPKIPLPEKLAKKERNKKLREQYGNNEIKMKKATFSIVKADENTQNLNNYFSNIIKDEDELAFVKYIGEKLIHKKSRMDLIDDSFNRYSYLEEEDTLPEWFLEEEKKYRKPVIPIDKNILDQYKSKINKITRMPIKKVIEAKIRNKKREIAKMQKLEAKIGKIENNEDDPFLKQKAITNILKNNKLGTYTHSREGDLEQKKREKSYVVCTSRGSQMTRKKNKKGGKTMVKYVDKRLKKDKKAKKRIQKRRNKISRPKYNKSKPFKFKKKF from the exons AtgggaaagaaaaaaaaggtcGGAAAGGAAAGGATTGATAAGTACTATAAGCTGGCTAAGTCAGCTGGATATAGAGCTCGGTCCgcatttaaattaattcagATAGCCCaaaaatttaacatatttaaagATGCAAATATACTAATAGATTTATGTGCAGCCCCAGGAGGGTGGTTACAAGTagcttataaaaatatgaagagaAATAGTACAATTATAGGAGTTGATTTAGTACCAATTAGAAAAATtgataataatgtaataacatTGAAAAGTGATATAACGACAACTgattgtataaaaaaaattagaaaaattataaaaaatgagaaagccgatgttatattaaatgatGGAGCTCCAAATGTAGGGACAACATATTCATATGATAGTTTTAATCAAAATGTATTAGTTCttaatagtattaaaatagcttatatttttttaaaaagaggTGGAATATtcattacaaaaatttttagaaatgaagaatatatttcattaattttagttttagaaaaattatttagtgTAGTGAAACATATAAAGCCTAGAAGTAGTAGAGATATGTCGTCcgaaatttatattattgctcttaactttttaaattataaagtaGACAAGAAATTGTTTgattatacttatatatttagtaaCGATTTTGTAAAAGACTCAaacaaattgaaaaattcCCAAGTCAACGATGGAAGTTGTACCAGTGAGAATGAAGATGGAGGAGcgaaaaaaagtaaagacAATGGAAAAGGAAGTAAAGAAGATGGAAAATTAAGCAATGATGACcataagaaaaagaaaaagaaaggtCTGGCAACCATCCTAAAAGAAAAGGCTAAAAAGAACAGACAAGGATACGATATTGGAGATGATTACCGAGTTACGGATGTTTGCCATTTTATTAATAGTGAAAATTATGTAGATCTAATATTAAAGAACAACAAATTTACATTTGATAAGTATTATAACGATTCTTCCGATGCGCTTGTTAGAAGTACATATAACgccatatataaaaatccTAGCACAACGGAGGAAATATTTCGCCTCTGTAGTGACTTAAAAGTACTGGGCAAATCGGACTTGTTTCATCTAATTAAGTGGAggtacaaaattaaaaagggaGTTGCTACAAGCGAGAAGgggaaagaagaaaaagaagaaaaagaagcaGATGTAGAAGCAGCAGATGTAGCAGATGCAGATGTAGCAGATGCAGATGTAGCAGAAGAAGGGGGCAGGCACGAtgttgagaaaaaaaaggacgtCAAAAAGGGAAGCAGTGAAGACGATTCCAAAGTAGAAGAACTGAGTAACTCATCAGATGAAGGTACGGACAAAGACAGTATTAACGATTTTTcgaaatatattgaaaaaaaaaaaaaaagggagcaaaggaaaaaagagaaaaagcttaaaaaagagctagaaaaaaaaaaaggaaataaaaaacataaaatttccTGTGAAGATAATGAAATACATTTCAGTAAAGATATGCTGAACTTACTAAATAAACAGAAATTTAAAGATCAtctgaatatattaaatagtaGTAAATATAATGACCATTTAGAAATAGATCAAGATAATAACTCGTTTGGCGAAAAAGAGGATAACACTAATTTAGACCATATAAACAGTACCGAGTTAGATCGTTTAGAATATCTAGTTAATTTAGaatatgaaaaggaaaaaatgaaaataaacaaaCGGATTCAGGAAAAAAGTGTCGACAAAATGACCAGAAGAAAAAGAGCTATGCAATATAAAGAAGaagaattaatgaaaattgaaaagttaatggaattaaaaaatgaagaattaatgatgaaaaaaaaattgcacgAATATCTAAGTGACAATGAATCTACAGGAAGTGGTATCGATCAAGAAATTGGAACTACCCTAAATGATAACAATGAGTTAGAGATTAATCATGACAAGGAAAATATTTCCCGAAATGCCATTAGCAGTAAATATGATGAAGTGATGAAGCAAAATGAACACATTAGGAATGTCGTCGACAAAATATTGACTCTAAGAAAAGATGTTAAAAAGGAGGAAGCGAAAGATAGTACTACTAACCGATTTTTTGatcaaaaaattttctcCAACATATTCAGTCAGTTAGGCACAGAAATGGGTGACAGTGAGGAATATGATGATCAGGGGGAAGAGCAGGAGAAGGTGGATGAGGAGGTCGAGGAGGAGGTCGAGGAGGAGGTCGAGGAGGAGGACGATGATTACAGCCGTAATCCCATTTCTGCTGAAAATGTTTCTTTCATGAGAGAGGACAAACTGAACAGTAAATCCACCAACAGGGACGTGGCACGTGACTGTAGTGAAGATCATACAGATGAagatataaaagaaattgatGAACGTAAATTACCGAAAATTCCATTACCAGAGAAGCTAGCTAAAAAagagagaaataaaaaattaagagaacaatatggaaataatgaaataaaaatgaaaaaagcaACATTTTCCATAGTAAAAGCAGATGAAAATAcacaaaatttaaataactacttttcaaatataattaaagatGAAGATGAATTAGCTTTTGTAAAGTACATAggagaaaaattaattcataaaaaaagtagaatGGATCTAATAGATGACTCATTTAATAGATATTCTTATTTAGAAGAAGAAGACACGTTACCTGAATGGTTTTTGgaggaggaaaaaaaatatagaaaaccAGTCATTCCAATCGATAAAAACATACTAGATCAGTATAAgagtaaaattaataaaataacaagaATGCCTATCAAAAAAGTTATTGAagcaaaaataagaaataaaaaaagagaaatagcAAAAATGCAAAAGTTAGAGgcaaaaattggaaaaatcGAAAATAATGAGGATGACCCATTCCTTAAGCAAAAAGCTATAACAAATATTctaaagaataataaattagGTACGTACACGCATTCAAGAGAGGGAGACCTGGAAC aaaaaaaacGAGAAAAGTCTTACGTTGTTTGTACAAGTAGAGGATCTCAGATGACcaggaagaaaaataaaaaaggaggtAAAACCATGGTTAAGTATGTTGACAAGAGGTTAAAAAAGGATAAGAAAGCTAAGAAACgaatacaaaaaagaagaaacaaAATATCAAGAcctaaatataacaaatccaagccatttaaatttaagaagaaattttaa
- the PmUG01_11031600 gene encoding inositol-polyphosphate 5-phosphatase, putative codes for MVDCSGLPSKKFYFESHDKYLCVVNIENKEKNILRIYNSEDLKIEKEKEYINDKSVIENENKSRFWFFGCLGIIKAENTNFLVVVSDAEIICYLFNRTIYQIKKISFIQLNYEEEFTNSVKEKCLYEIYSLGRNGKLTKLNNNSKRESKKFFCNRKLKTQNYVNTLFDSSNLFLENCMFKCNKFYYNEMYIHKIKNSTLKNDTLKTIIYFMHAFNKGPFYFSYYYNLTVSLQRYYINESEKRNENSMTKCEENNSAHVQAADHILCTNSTKGAFPIFDKLQFREINEEYTWNWKLLNSFVKLDAPEFVVFLTHGYINSNVIHTENSKIILYLISRKNKNRSGVRFWCRGGNDKGDVANFVETEQIVICKNKERTNVFSYILVRGSIPVLWKQQPTLSFRPKIHINPDMNENTQIVRLHMEKLKNTYGKISITNLINKKFGEKYLGQCFENCLNRCNVQHNYTWFDFHSEFKKLKFECLQRTLKTVYNDLQDFSYFSFSIPNGINYNLEHGEAYPSWSSIKIDTFQNGIFRVNCIDCLDRTNVFQSFLAKYVLYLQLKSIDIKLYEQNTFPFYFFKNVYDELTYRKIWIYNANAISIIYSGAGALKNDITQNGKRTISGLFEDLCHVLLRYINNNFLDGYNNDCINLATNENIKYPINFLTFHRGKYNQIMQVFIEFVIIFSTAICTSPVQKLLKWVYFFSHNITQTMISQSVNYIFFFIRRNFHFFLFPYNQAKYFHFISILAKTSGIMSTSFLVFLFFCFYVFTQKRRVISAPMLRTTL; via the coding sequence ATGGTCGACTGTTCTGGCCTCCCTTCAAAGAAGTTCTATTTCGAATCCCATGATAAGTACTTATGTGTAGTGAACAttgaaaataaggaaaaaaatattttaagaatttatAATTCGGAAGACTTAAAGATAGAAAAAGAGaaggaatatattaatgataaatCAGTaatagaaaatgaaaataaaagtcGGTTTTGGTTTTTTGGCTGTTTAGGAATAATTAAAGCAGAGAATACCAATTTTTTAGTAGTAGTTTCGGACGCAGAAATTATATGTTACTTATTTAATCGCAcaatatatcaaataaaaaaaatatccttTATTCAATTAAATTATGAAGAAGAATTTACTAACAGtgttaaagaaaaatgtttatatgaaatatactCCTTGGGCAGGAATGGGAAATTGACCAAATTAAACAATAACTCGAAAAGAGagagtaaaaaatttttttgtaacagAAAATTAAAGACGCAGAATTATGTGAATACATTATTTGATTCgagtaatttatttttggaaAACTGCATGTtcaaatgtaataaattttattataacgaaatgtatattcataaaattaaaaacagtaccttaaaaaatgatacgTTAAAAacgataatatattttatgcatgCTTTTAATAAAGGacccttttatttttcttattattataatttgacAGTATCTCTTCAAAGATACTACATAAATGAGTCagaaaaaaggaatgaaAATAGTATGACAAAATGTGAAGAAAACAATTCTGCACATGTTCAGGCTGCTGACCACATTTTATGTACTAATAGTACAAAAGGAGCATTCCCcatttttgataaattaCAATTTAGAGAGATTAATGAAGAGTATACATGGAACTGGAAACTACTAAACAGTTTTGTCAAATTAGATGCCCCTGAATTTGTTGTATTTTTGACCCATggatatataaattcaaatgTGATCCATACagaaaatagtaaaataatattatatttaatttcaagaaaaaacaaaaacaggAGTGGTGTAAGATTTTGGTGTAGAGGAGGAAATGACAAAGGAGATGTAGCTAATTTTGTTGAAACAGAGCAAATtgtaatttgtaaaaataaagaaagaacaaatgtgtttagttatatattagTTAGAGGTTCTATACCTGTCTTATGGAAACAACAGCCAACTTTAAGTTTTAGAccaaaaatacatattaatcCGGATATGAATGAAAATACACAAATAGTTAGGTTACATAtggaaaaattgaaaaataccTATGGGAAAATTTCTATtactaatttaattaataaaaaatttggtgaaaaatatttaggaCAATGTTTTGAAAATTGCTTAAACAGATGTAATGTACAGCATAATTATACATGGTTTGATTTTCATagtgaatttaaaaaattgaaatttgAATGTTTACAAAGAACATTAAAAACAGTATATAACGATTTACAGgatttttcctatttttctttttctatacCAAATGGTATTAATTACAATTTAGAGCATGGAGAAGCATATCCCTCATGGTCAAGTATAAAAATTGATACATTTCAGAATGGAATATTTCGAGTAAATTGTATAGACTGTTTAGATAGGACAAACGTTTTTCAAAGTTTTTTAgctaaatatgttttatatttacagcTAAAAAGTATagacataaaattatatgaacaaaatactttcccattttatttctttaaaaatgtatatgacGAATTAACTTATCGTAAAATTTGGATATACAATGCTAACGCtataagtattatatatagtgGAGCAGGTGCATTGAAAAATGACATAACACAAAATGGGAAAAGAACAATTAGTGGCTTGTTTGAAGATTTATGTCATGTTTTATTacgatatataaataataattttctagatggatataataatgattgtattaatttagctactaatgaaaatataaaatatcctATTAATTTTCTTACTTTTCATAGAGGTAAATATAATCAAATAATGCAAGTATTCATCGaatttgttataattttttctacaGCTATATGTACTAGCCCtgtacaaaaattattaaagtgggtttatttcttttcccATAATATAACCCAAACCATGATTTCACAAAgtgttaattatatttttttttttataaggagaaattttcatttttttttatttccatataaTCAAGCCAAgtatttccattttatatCCATTTTAGCAAAAACGTCTGGTATTATGTCCACGTcctttttagtttttttgtttttttgtttttatgttttcaCTCAAAAAAGAAGAGTCATTTCGGCGCCAATGTTGCGAACAACCCTATGA
- the PmUG01_11031700 gene encoding conserved Plasmodium protein, unknown function, with amino-acid sequence MKNTNHYYNLKERNYNNSSYVNFENLNTSHKEENKKPRKQKAHDILNKNKKNKNFTNRIINSNLDSKAHNTSYSNTKKKKYNITCNKNTITNVKQKNACRDYYISSNSYNSYNSYNSYNSYNSYNSYNSCNRYNICNRYNSCNRYNSCNWYNSCNRYNCCNRYNCCNRYNCCNRYNCCNRYNSNNKRRGYFEKRECFTLSESSNSTEITDIENEPTDFEKMLIYNNHSTFSEHNQLKNKCSYNTHRNSEMNDNVDMHLKDIYFDVQAKSGEDVKQMHLSENPPRSWSGSNSNNNICSSRSSSSSCCGNGKAKAMATCRRFQSKENMDKQILLDHIKRLEYQNNIFLNNLLNMYYVCTDYIKMQDEKIKKKEEIILFQSKIIRNLKNKQNSDDTTGVSNNVGYNDKADYS; translated from the coding sequence atgaaaaatacaaatcACTACTACAATTTGAAGgaaagaaattataataatagcagtTACGtgaattttgaaaatttaaatacatCGCACAAGGAAGAGAACAAGAAGCCAAGAAAGCAGAAGGCACATgacatattaaataaaaataaaaaaaacaaaaattttacaaatagAATAATCAATTCAAATTTAGATAGTAAGGCACATAACACTAGTTATagtaacacaaaaaaaaaaaaatataatataacatgtAACAAAAACACCATTACAAATGTAAAACAAAAGAACGCTTGTAGggattattatatatcttctAATAGTTACAATAGTTATAATAGTTACAATAGTTATAATAGTTACAATAGTTATAATAGTTACAACAGCTGCAATAGGTACAACATCTGCAATAGGTACAACAGCTGCAATAGGTACAACAGCTGCAATTGGTACAACAGCTGCAATAGGTACAACTGCTGCAATAGGTACAACTGCTGCAATAGGTACAACTGCTGCAACAGGTACAACTGCTGCAACAGGtacaatagtaataataagagGAGAGGGTATTTTGAAAAACGAGAATGTTTTACACTAAGTGAATCTTCAAATAGTACCGAAATAACTGATATAGAAAACGAACCAACcgattttgaaaaaatgctaatttataataatcattCAACTTTTAGTGAGCATAACCAGTTAAAGAATAAATGTTCCTATAACACACATAGAAACAGTGAAATGAACGATAATGTGGATATGCatttaaaagatatttattttgacGTACAAGCGAAAAGTGGAGAAGATGTAAAGCAAATGCACTTGAGTGAAAACCCCCCTCGCAGTTGGAGcggtagtaatagtaataataatatctgTAGTAGTagaagtagtagtagtagttgCTGTGGTAATGGTAAGGCTAAGGCAATGGCCACCTGCAGACGCTTTCAGAGTAAAGAAAATATGGATAAGCAAATACTATTAGATCATATAAAAAGACTGGAATAtcagaataatatattccttaacaatttgttaaatatgtattatgtttgtactgattatattaaaatgcaggatgaaaaaattaaaaaaaaagaagaaataattctatttcaaagtaaaattataagaaatttaaaaaacaaacagAATTCTGATGATACCACAGGTGTCAGCAACAATGTAGGTTATAACGACAAAGCCGACTATTCCTAG